In the genome of Drosophila yakuba strain Tai18E2 chromosome 3R, Prin_Dyak_Tai18E2_2.1, whole genome shotgun sequence, one region contains:
- the LOC6538174 gene encoding uncharacterized protein LOC6538174, with translation MEDSGIDSEDRQSNIYEDGAAGLLKTASGAPKHMSDLEFEVAFRGAGKVYAPTTIEIDEEEEATGGGSGRGHEPPNTCRILQRKLELKVERARRNYTQFQEEQATKTQSSTLIPINRLPIPGEPEHKPLVDYKSESSDEAEEISFFPAQLKRSKRRQQNHELTDTFSIQEMTIDSDLESDDSAGTQNLELLLPSMKTTILDKFKGCFGCWRRR, from the exons ATGGAGGATAGCGGCATCGACAGCGAGGACAGGCAATCGAACATCTACGAGGATGGGGCCGCGGGACTCCTG AAAACGGCCAGCGGAGCACCCAAGCATATGTCCGATTTGGAGTTTGAGGTGGCATTCAGGGGTGCCGGCAAGGTCTATGCCCCCACGACCATAGAAATCGATGAAGAGGAGGAAGCGACCGGAGGAGGAAGCGGTCGAGGCCACGAGCCACCCAACACATGCCGCATACTGCAGCGCAAACTGGAGCTGAAGGTCGAGCGCGCCCGGCGGAACTACACTCAGTTTCAGGAGGAGCAG GCCACCAAGACGCAGTCATCCACCCTGATACCGATCAACCGACTACCCATTCCTGGCGAACCGGAACACAAGCCCCTGGTGGACTACAAATCCGAGAGCAGCGACGAGGCCGAGGAGATCTCCTTCTTTCCGGCCCAACTGAAGCGGTCCAAGCGCCGCCAGCAGAACCACGAACTGACTGACACCTTCAGCATACAGGAGATGACCATTGACTCGGATCTGGAGTCGGACGACAGTGCTGGCACCCAGAATCTCGAGCTCCTGCTGCCCTCCATGAAGACGACCATTCTGGACAAGTTCAAGGGCTGCTTCGGATGCTGGCGACGCAGGTAA